Proteins co-encoded in one Meiothermus sp. genomic window:
- the pdxT gene encoding pyridoxal 5'-phosphate synthase glutaminase subunit PdxT — protein sequence MAIQGDFREHKEMLKALGAEVVEVRLPEHLEGLQGLIVPGGESTTIGMLAREYGLEEAVRSQVRAGSLAVWGTCAGAIWLAKQIPQYPDQPRLGCLDIAIQRNGYGRQVDSFEANLKVEGLDQPFHAFFIRAPLILSVGNGVEVLATHNNDPVLVRSGRLWASTFHPELTGDLRIHRLFLESL from the coding sequence ATGGCAATACAAGGAGACTTTCGCGAGCACAAAGAGATGCTAAAAGCCCTGGGAGCTGAGGTTGTGGAAGTGCGCCTCCCCGAGCACCTCGAGGGTCTGCAAGGGCTTATTGTGCCGGGGGGAGAGTCTACTACCATTGGCATGTTGGCGCGGGAGTATGGCCTCGAGGAGGCGGTACGGTCGCAGGTTCGGGCTGGCAGCCTGGCAGTATGGGGTACTTGTGCAGGCGCAATCTGGCTGGCTAAGCAGATTCCGCAGTATCCCGACCAGCCTCGGCTAGGCTGCCTCGATATTGCAATACAGCGTAACGGGTATGGCCGCCAGGTAGACAGCTTCGAGGCCAACTTAAAAGTTGAGGGACTGGATCAGCCTTTTCATGCTTTTTTTATCCGAGCCCCGCTGATTTTGAGCGTAGGTAACGGCGTAGAGGTATTGGCCACACACAACAATGATCCTGTGTTGGTGAGATCGGGCAGGCTTTGGGCCAGTACTTTTCACCCCGAGCTGACTGGGGATTTGCGCATTCACCG
- the pdxS gene encoding pyridoxal 5'-phosphate synthase lyase subunit PdxS: MEKGTLRVKTGFAEMFKGGVIMDVVNAQQAEIAQEAGAVAVMALERVPADIRAQGGVARMSDPKLIKEIMGAVSIPVMAKCRIGHTVEAQILEALGVDFIDESEVLTPADESFHIDKHAFKVPFVCGATDIGEALRRIGEGAAMIRTKGEAGTGNVVEAVRHARSVLGAIRQIQSLPREELMTYAKNHGAPYELVVWVHENGRLPVVNFAAGGVATPADAALMMQLGMDGVFVGSGIFKSGDPRKRARAIVRAVTHYNNPEVLAEVSEDLGDPMVGINLDFLSEEERLAKRGW; encoded by the coding sequence ATGGAGAAAGGAACTCTGCGAGTCAAAACCGGATTCGCTGAAATGTTCAAGGGCGGCGTAATCATGGACGTAGTTAACGCGCAGCAGGCCGAAATTGCGCAAGAGGCCGGCGCGGTTGCAGTGATGGCCCTCGAGCGTGTGCCAGCAGACATCCGTGCTCAGGGCGGGGTAGCGCGCATGTCCGACCCCAAACTAATCAAAGAAATCATGGGCGCTGTCTCAATTCCGGTTATGGCCAAGTGCCGGATTGGGCATACAGTTGAAGCCCAGATCCTTGAGGCCCTTGGGGTCGACTTTATTGACGAATCGGAGGTGCTTACCCCGGCGGATGAATCATTTCACATTGATAAGCATGCCTTCAAAGTACCTTTTGTTTGTGGCGCTACAGATATAGGCGAGGCTCTGCGGCGAATTGGAGAAGGCGCCGCCATGATTCGAACCAAGGGCGAAGCGGGTACCGGCAACGTGGTTGAAGCGGTTCGCCATGCCCGCAGTGTCCTTGGTGCGATTCGCCAAATTCAATCACTGCCACGTGAAGAGCTCATGACCTATGCCAAAAATCATGGCGCACCCTACGAGTTGGTTGTCTGGGTTCATGAAAATGGCAGACTGCCGGTGGTTAACTTTGCGGCTGGCGGCGTCGCAACCCCAGCCGATGCGGCGCTCATGATGCAACTTGGCATGGATGGCGTATTTGTAGGCTCTGGAATCTTCAAATCGGGCGATCCGCGCAAGCGGGCCAGGGCTATTGTGCGCGCTGTAACGCACTACAATAACCCGGAGGTACTGGCCGAGGTCTCTGAAGATCTGGGCGACCCTATGGTGGGTATCAATCTGGACTTTCTCTCTGAAGAGGAAAGGCTGGCAAAACGAGGCTGGTAA